A section of the Leptospira noumeaensis genome encodes:
- a CDS encoding SDR family NAD(P)-dependent oxidoreductase, giving the protein MTKNKSHPKKKIALITGGGGAIAEAIALRLEKEGYQLLLSDISLEKMSQVKEKLNGNPVCFVCDQTNPEEIQNLIHSIQKDYPEISVLINNAGYTKEGPFTSQSINDIQRQIWINLLSPIHITHGILPLMLKRNEGAIVSIVSIGGIIALADSSLYSAGKFGLRGFLTALYEELKDTKIKVSGIYPAAVDTPMLLHEALNGGTALNWVNQVQTPDDVAHAVMKGIKKGNLEIYVPYSDGLISRLVAVFPWLMGKLSPALLWIGKRNQEKWLKEKGMLHTKTMH; this is encoded by the coding sequence ATGACAAAAAACAAATCCCATCCAAAGAAAAAAATTGCATTGATTACCGGCGGAGGTGGTGCCATTGCAGAAGCAATTGCCCTCCGACTCGAAAAGGAAGGATACCAACTACTTCTTTCCGACATCAGTTTAGAAAAAATGTCTCAGGTAAAAGAAAAACTAAACGGAAATCCGGTTTGTTTTGTTTGCGACCAGACGAACCCAGAGGAAATCCAAAATCTAATTCACTCCATTCAGAAAGATTATCCAGAAATCAGTGTTTTGATTAACAACGCAGGATATACCAAAGAAGGTCCTTTTACGAGCCAATCCATAAACGACATCCAAAGACAAATTTGGATCAATTTACTCAGCCCCATTCATATTACACATGGAATCCTCCCACTGATGTTGAAACGAAATGAAGGTGCCATCGTATCCATTGTTTCAATTGGAGGAATCATTGCCTTAGCCGATTCTTCACTTTACTCTGCTGGTAAATTTGGACTGAGAGGATTTTTAACCGCGCTTTATGAAGAGCTAAAAGATACGAAAATTAAGGTGTCAGGGATTTATCCGGCAGCAGTTGATACTCCCATGTTATTACATGAAGCGTTAAATGGTGGTACTGCACTCAATTGGGTGAACCAAGTCCAAACACCAGACGATGTGGCACATGCTGTCATGAAAGGAATCAAAAAAGGGAATTTGGAAATCTATGTTCCTTACTCGGATGGGCTTATCTCTAGGTTGGTAGCTGTTTTTCCTTGGCTTATGGGGAAACTGTCACCTGCCCTCTTATGGATTGGCAAACGAAACCAAGAAAAATGGTTAAAAGAAAAAGGTATGCTCCATACAAAAACAATGCACTAG
- a CDS encoding pyruvate dehydrogenase complex dihydrolipoamide acetyltransferase — protein MAKIQEMTQLSPTMEEGTIVKWLKKEGDSVSPGDIIAEVETDKAVMEMEAFESGVLLKILHTEGAKLKVGQALAVIGKPGEDVSSLIADLPKPTPNQTKMEGTPQTESDPQTAKPATQEPVATTIPKKDTNAIPSPQTKPTSINSVTEVNSANRGGLRVLASPLAKSIAIEQGIDLHTVIGTGPEGRITKKDVLDTLNQGSGNSRSTGVAATRSDEVVTLNGMRKTIAKRLTESKQNLPHFYLNVDVSAKAMESFRTELLEFQKHLDPELQVKVSLNDIVVKATAAALRFHPKVNASFQGDSILQFGRVDVGIAVSLDGGLLTPVIRNADKKSILEISKEVKELAKRARERKLKPEEFSGGTFTISNLGMYGISRFTAIINEPESGILAVGSVEDKPVVENGAVVAGRVLSLTLSCDHRVIDGAVGAEFLRTLKSLLEQPSLMAGVV, from the coding sequence ATGGCAAAAATTCAAGAAATGACGCAACTTTCCCCTACGATGGAAGAAGGAACCATTGTGAAATGGTTAAAAAAGGAAGGAGATTCGGTCTCTCCTGGTGACATCATCGCCGAAGTGGAAACTGACAAAGCAGTGATGGAAATGGAAGCCTTTGAATCGGGTGTTCTCTTAAAAATCCTTCATACCGAAGGTGCCAAATTAAAAGTCGGACAGGCTTTGGCTGTGATTGGAAAACCAGGAGAAGACGTATCTTCACTAATCGCTGATCTTCCGAAACCTACACCAAACCAAACAAAGATGGAGGGAACACCCCAAACGGAATCTGATCCCCAAACTGCAAAACCGGCGACACAAGAACCGGTTGCCACTACGATCCCAAAGAAAGATACGAATGCTATCCCTTCTCCGCAAACAAAACCAACCTCGATAAACTCGGTTACCGAGGTAAATTCTGCAAACCGAGGAGGATTAAGAGTTCTTGCCTCTCCCCTTGCCAAATCCATAGCCATTGAACAAGGGATAGATTTACATACGGTGATTGGAACAGGACCTGAGGGAAGGATTACTAAAAAAGATGTTCTGGATACTTTAAACCAAGGAAGTGGAAACTCCCGGTCGACTGGTGTTGCGGCAACTCGTTCCGACGAGGTCGTGACTTTGAATGGAATGCGCAAAACCATTGCCAAACGCCTGACCGAATCCAAACAAAATCTTCCTCACTTCTATTTGAATGTGGATGTAAGTGCCAAAGCAATGGAATCCTTTCGCACAGAACTTTTGGAATTTCAAAAACATTTAGATCCAGAACTCCAAGTGAAGGTCAGCCTGAACGACATTGTCGTCAAAGCGACAGCTGCTGCCCTGAGATTCCATCCCAAAGTCAATGCGAGTTTTCAAGGAGATTCCATTTTACAATTTGGACGGGTGGATGTGGGGATTGCTGTTTCTCTAGACGGCGGACTTTTAACACCCGTTATCCGAAATGCGGATAAAAAATCCATATTAGAAATTTCGAAAGAAGTGAAGGAACTTGCCAAAAGAGCCCGCGAGAGAAAATTAAAACCCGAAGAATTCTCTGGCGGAACTTTTACCATTTCCAATTTAGGAATGTATGGAATCAGTCGGTTCACAGCCATCATCAATGAACCGGAAAGTGGAATCCTGGCAGTTGGTTCTGTGGAAGACAAACCAGTTGTGGAAAACGGGGCCGTGGTAGCTGGCCGAGTTTTGTCTCTCACCCTTTCTTGCGACCACCGAGTGATCGATGGTGCTGTCGGGGCCGAATTCTTAAGAACCCTAAAGAGTTTACTCGAACAACCGAGCCTTATGGCAGGGGTGGTCTAA
- the fbp gene encoding class 1 fructose-bisphosphatase — protein MNATPKQKKLISLSQFILEEQLKIPHASGEFTALLSHLVYAAKIVGREVRKAGLLDDILGATEDTNVQGETQMKLDQYADNAFNQSLKICGHLCVLASEEHEHIIPIPGGYNIGKYTMAIDPLDGSSNIDTNVSIGTIFSIHQRLEPNSKEPGGERDLLQQGHLQRCAGYIIYGSSTMLVLSTGKGVSGFTLDPSVGEFLLSHPNMQMPASGDIYSANEGNASYWSPEVQAYLQKIKSIEGGKKPKTARYIGSLVADFHRNLLKGGIFLYPNDTKSSKYPNGKLRLLYEAAPMAFIAEQAGGMAVTVKGERILDLTPKELHERTTLVIGSKKEVEEFLTFIPKA, from the coding sequence GTGAACGCAACACCGAAACAAAAAAAACTCATCTCTCTATCGCAATTCATTCTAGAAGAGCAACTCAAAATCCCTCACGCTTCCGGAGAATTTACAGCCCTACTCAGCCATCTCGTTTATGCGGCTAAAATTGTCGGTCGTGAAGTGAGAAAGGCAGGACTTTTGGATGACATTCTCGGTGCCACAGAAGACACCAATGTCCAAGGCGAAACCCAGATGAAACTGGACCAATACGCGGACAATGCTTTCAACCAATCCCTAAAAATTTGTGGCCACCTTTGTGTGCTCGCAAGTGAAGAACACGAACACATCATCCCGATTCCTGGGGGATACAATATTGGGAAGTATACCATGGCCATTGATCCTTTAGATGGATCTTCCAACATCGACACCAACGTATCCATCGGAACCATTTTCTCCATCCACCAAAGGTTAGAACCAAATTCAAAAGAACCAGGTGGCGAACGCGACCTATTGCAACAAGGCCATTTACAACGTTGTGCGGGTTATATCATCTACGGATCTTCCACGATGCTTGTCCTTTCCACAGGAAAGGGAGTTTCGGGATTTACCTTGGATCCAAGTGTGGGGGAATTTTTACTCTCTCACCCCAATATGCAAATGCCTGCTTCCGGTGATATTTACTCTGCCAATGAAGGAAATGCATCCTATTGGTCCCCGGAAGTACAAGCTTACCTCCAAAAAATTAAGTCCATCGAAGGTGGAAAAAAACCAAAAACGGCCCGTTACATTGGATCCCTAGTAGCCGATTTCCATAGAAACCTTCTCAAAGGTGGGATTTTCCTTTATCCAAACGATACAAAATCTTCTAAATACCCAAATGGTAAACTCCGATTGCTCTATGAAGCAGCACCAATGGCCTTTATTGCAGAACAAGCCGGAGGAATGGCAGTGACTGTGAAAGGAGAGAGAATCCTTGATCTGACTCCAAAAGAACTTCATGAAAGAACAACGCTCGTTATTGGAAGTAAGAAGGAAGTAGAAGAATTCCTTACGTTCATTCCTAAGGCATAA
- a CDS encoding CDP-alcohol phosphatidyltransferase family protein — MQIEEKKAKDLFQDRIFTLSNFLSVSRVLLLPFFFQSTYTYAHDPANVKELFASIFYALAAVFSDYLDGLFARLLHQETTLGRYLDPVCDKLVTLGGLFVVTIHFDFPSWILIVYFIREILGVWLGGYLYLKRGLQGRPNWWGKFGVGIVAVSVIWYMSLPYFLQFGAPYSFLLHPVISAYVLLFVLTAGVVAYVVRYWNIVFHPEAIELDPENKKQAKKYQKI; from the coding sequence ATGCAAATCGAAGAAAAAAAAGCCAAAGACCTTTTCCAGGATCGAATCTTTACCCTTTCCAATTTCCTTTCTGTGTCCCGAGTGTTGTTATTACCATTTTTCTTCCAAAGCACTTATACTTACGCACATGATCCGGCGAACGTAAAAGAATTATTTGCTTCCATATTCTATGCACTTGCAGCAGTTTTCAGTGATTATCTAGACGGACTCTTTGCTCGCCTCCTCCATCAAGAAACCACTCTCGGAAGATACTTAGATCCTGTTTGCGACAAACTAGTCACACTCGGTGGGCTCTTTGTGGTCACCATCCATTTTGATTTTCCGAGTTGGATCCTCATTGTTTATTTTATTAGAGAGATCCTCGGTGTTTGGCTAGGTGGGTATCTGTATTTAAAAAGAGGATTACAAGGAAGACCCAACTGGTGGGGAAAATTTGGTGTGGGGATTGTGGCCGTATCAGTGATTTGGTATATGTCTTTGCCTTACTTTTTACAGTTTGGTGCGCCTTATTCTTTTTTACTCCATCCTGTGATCTCAGCTTATGTTTTACTTTTTGTACTCACTGCGGGTGTTGTCGCTTATGTAGTTCGGTATTGGAATATAGTTTTTCATCCGGAAGCCATTGAGTTAGATCCAGAAAATAAAAAACAAGCAAAGAAATACCAAAAGATTTAA
- a CDS encoding pyruvate dehydrogenase complex E1 component subunit beta, which translates to MAILTYREALNRAMVEEMEKDPLIYLMGEEVGHYQGAYKVSQGMLDRFGEERVIDTPISENGFAGIGVGSAMVGLRPIIEFMTWNFSLVAIDQIINSAAKMNYMSGGQFPMPIVFRGAGGAGGRLGAQHSQAFESWYAHCPGLKVVCPATPKDAYGLLKSSIRDNNPTIFIESEVLYGSKGEVPEQEYTIPLGLGEIKRKGTDITLVTWSRALGFAEEAAAILEKEGISVEIVDLRSLRPLDENLIYESVKKTNRALVVEEGWPVAGFGAQIAYLIQKNAFAYLDHPVERVTQMDVPMSYAANLERMSLPNATRVADTIREMLQ; encoded by the coding sequence ATGGCCATCCTAACTTATAGAGAAGCTCTGAACCGTGCCATGGTGGAAGAGATGGAAAAAGATCCACTCATTTACCTGATGGGAGAAGAAGTGGGGCATTACCAAGGGGCATATAAAGTATCCCAAGGAATGCTTGATAGATTTGGAGAAGAAAGAGTGATCGACACTCCCATTTCCGAAAATGGATTTGCGGGGATTGGAGTGGGTTCGGCGATGGTGGGCTTACGTCCCATCATTGAATTTATGACTTGGAACTTTTCCCTTGTTGCCATTGACCAAATCATCAACTCAGCTGCCAAAATGAATTATATGAGTGGGGGTCAATTTCCCATGCCGATTGTCTTTCGTGGTGCCGGTGGTGCGGGAGGAAGGCTTGGTGCCCAACACTCGCAGGCCTTCGAATCTTGGTATGCCCATTGCCCCGGCCTCAAAGTGGTTTGTCCTGCCACACCAAAAGATGCATACGGACTACTCAAATCCTCCATCAGAGACAATAACCCAACGATCTTTATCGAATCAGAAGTGTTATACGGATCCAAAGGAGAAGTCCCGGAACAGGAATACACAATCCCTTTAGGTCTTGGTGAAATCAAAAGAAAAGGTACAGACATTACCCTTGTAACTTGGTCAAGAGCCCTCGGGTTTGCTGAAGAAGCGGCGGCCATTTTAGAAAAAGAAGGAATCTCTGTAGAAATTGTGGATCTTCGCAGTTTACGTCCGTTAGATGAAAATCTCATTTACGAATCGGTCAAAAAAACAAACCGAGCTTTGGTTGTGGAAGAAGGATGGCCTGTAGCAGGATTTGGGGCTCAAATTGCTTACCTCATCCAAAAAAATGCCTTCGCCTATTTGGATCATCCTGTGGAACGAGTGACTCAAATGGATGTTCCTATGTCTTACGCCGCCAACTTAGAACGAATGAGTTTGCCGAATGCAACACGAGTTGCCGATACCATCCGCGAGATGTTACAGTAG
- a CDS encoding TetR/AcrR family transcriptional regulator — protein MSLEFKIPVQTRSRDRVELILKTARELIGEKGIDAVSMREIAQTAGIQIGSLYQYFPGKSVLLLTIMNQYYDSLYEETKRILEPVRTIVELEVAAEIAFKQFITIFQKDPALANLWAGARAIPELVTEDNRDTYRNAELIVKTTLRCLPILKESEVRPFALYFSHTIGMVIRFVREIEVDHGKAVMKETLEILKLRLREFEKLAKQKSKQKKKGS, from the coding sequence ATGAGTCTTGAGTTCAAAATCCCTGTCCAAACGAGAAGTCGTGACCGAGTCGAACTCATTCTAAAAACTGCCAGGGAATTAATTGGTGAAAAGGGAATTGATGCTGTGAGTATGCGAGAAATTGCGCAAACAGCAGGGATTCAAATTGGTTCCTTATACCAATACTTCCCAGGAAAAAGTGTATTATTGTTAACCATTATGAATCAATATTACGATTCATTGTATGAAGAAACAAAAAGAATCTTAGAGCCAGTGCGAACCATAGTTGAATTGGAAGTTGCCGCTGAAATTGCTTTCAAACAATTTATAACAATATTTCAAAAAGATCCGGCCCTCGCCAATCTTTGGGCCGGTGCCAGGGCCATTCCCGAATTAGTAACTGAAGACAATCGTGATACATATAGAAATGCCGAATTAATCGTAAAAACAACTTTGCGTTGTCTACCTATCTTAAAAGAATCAGAAGTCAGACCTTTTGCCTTGTATTTCAGTCACACCATTGGTATGGTCATTCGGTTTGTCCGTGAAATTGAAGTGGATCATGGTAAAGCAGTTATGAAAGAAACATTAGAGATTCTAAAGTTAAGGTTAAGAGAATTTGAAAAATTAGCAAAACAAAAATCCAAACAAAAGAAGAAGGGCAGTTAA
- a CDS encoding flavin-containing monooxygenase, whose protein sequence is MDLVKNNQSDSTGIIDKSETICIVGAGPAGLTMARSLLAKGIPFQVFEKHNDVGGIWDISNPGSPMYESAHFISSKYLSSYFDFPMPEDYPDYPSNRQILKYHRDFAKTYNLYPWIQFNTSIIEIKEKDGCWIVETSSKEKYLFGGIICASGITWSPNQPKLEGENSFTGKILHSVNYKSPSLFHGKRVLIVGAGNSGCDIACDAGANAEQGFISVRRGYHFIPKHILGQPADVFGDGAHWIPNWISQLVFGKLLKFLVGDLTKLGLPAPDHKIFETHPIINDQLIHNLRHGDVIAKPDIEKLEGDSVVFKDGSKEKIDLIILATGYNWSIPYMERKYFEWKNGRPDLYLTLFNRNFENLYALGYMETDGGAYKMFDEMANLIASYIEAKRKKNSSYLRFANLIKTDRPLLNGKIQYLNTGRHSVYVNQVAYKNYRSKIQKKMGWFDLKPGQFNSLKSSIGPSISHDQTTSSGISQ, encoded by the coding sequence ATGGATCTCGTAAAAAACAACCAATCTGATTCTACTGGAATCATCGACAAATCAGAAACAATTTGTATTGTCGGTGCCGGACCTGCTGGCTTAACAATGGCGAGGTCCCTACTAGCAAAAGGGATTCCCTTTCAAGTTTTTGAAAAACACAACGATGTGGGAGGAATTTGGGATATCAGTAATCCAGGTTCTCCCATGTATGAAAGTGCTCACTTTATTTCTTCAAAGTATTTATCTAGTTATTTTGATTTTCCGATGCCTGAAGATTATCCAGACTATCCTTCCAATCGACAAATTTTAAAATACCACAGAGATTTTGCGAAAACCTACAATCTCTATCCATGGATTCAATTTAACACATCAATCATAGAAATCAAAGAAAAAGACGGATGTTGGATTGTTGAAACAAGTTCCAAAGAAAAGTATTTGTTTGGAGGAATTATTTGTGCCAGTGGAATCACATGGTCACCGAACCAACCAAAACTGGAAGGTGAAAATAGTTTTACCGGAAAAATATTACATAGCGTAAATTATAAATCTCCAAGTCTTTTTCATGGGAAACGCGTTCTCATCGTAGGTGCAGGTAACTCCGGATGTGATATAGCCTGTGACGCAGGAGCCAATGCGGAACAAGGATTCATTAGTGTTAGACGAGGTTACCATTTTATTCCAAAACATATACTGGGCCAACCGGCAGATGTTTTTGGAGATGGTGCTCATTGGATCCCCAATTGGATTTCTCAATTGGTATTTGGTAAGTTATTAAAATTTCTTGTCGGTGACTTAACAAAACTTGGATTACCTGCACCAGATCATAAAATCTTTGAAACTCATCCGATCATCAACGACCAGTTAATCCATAATTTAAGACACGGCGATGTCATTGCAAAACCTGATATCGAAAAACTTGAGGGTGATTCAGTCGTTTTTAAAGACGGATCTAAGGAAAAAATAGACCTCATCATTCTTGCAACAGGATACAACTGGTCCATTCCTTATATGGAAAGGAAATACTTTGAATGGAAAAATGGAAGGCCTGATCTTTACTTAACTTTGTTCAATCGGAATTTCGAAAATTTGTATGCCCTGGGTTATATGGAAACCGACGGTGGTGCTTACAAGATGTTTGATGAAATGGCAAATTTAATTGCATCCTATATCGAAGCAAAACGGAAAAAAAACTCATCCTATCTACGTTTTGCCAATCTCATCAAAACTGATAGGCCTTTATTAAATGGTAAAATCCAATACTTAAATACAGGGCGCCATTCCGTTTATGTCAATCAAGTAGCTTATAAGAACTATAGATCCAAAATCCAAAAGAAAATGGGTTGGTTCGATTTAAAACCAGGACAATTCAACTCTCTAAAATCATCAATTGGTCCTTCTATATCCCACGATCAAACTACTTCTTCTGGAATTTCCCAATGA
- the pdhA gene encoding pyruvate dehydrogenase (acetyl-transferring) E1 component subunit alpha: MVSSIPKDSQSVSELKEFYRQMVLIRKFEEAAAKAYSVGKIGGFLHLYIGQEAVGVGSIAALTPKDYIVSTYRDHGHALARGLNPKPLMAELFGKGTGISKGNGGSMHFFDRNAHFMGGHGIVGGHISLAAGIAFASKFKKEDSVTICFFGEGAANIGSFHEGLNLAAIWKLPVVFICENNHYAMGTPEYRALAVKDVSVRAYAYDMARDHIEGDEVRKVKDHVQVAVERARRGEGPTLIEVSTYRFRGHSMSDPAKYRTKEELEAYKKKDPLMRARHELELGGIKTEELDKMDLEIQSQIDEAYQYAETSPEPPLSQLHKYVYAEDK; the protein is encoded by the coding sequence TTGGTTTCTTCTATCCCAAAAGACTCACAATCAGTGAGCGAGTTGAAAGAGTTCTACAGACAAATGGTACTTATACGAAAGTTTGAGGAAGCCGCTGCCAAAGCCTATAGCGTAGGAAAGATTGGTGGTTTTTTACATTTGTACATCGGCCAAGAGGCAGTGGGAGTTGGTTCCATTGCGGCCCTCACCCCAAAGGACTATATTGTTTCGACATATAGAGACCATGGCCATGCTTTGGCAAGGGGCTTAAATCCCAAACCATTGATGGCAGAGTTATTTGGAAAAGGCACAGGTATTTCAAAAGGTAACGGCGGTTCAATGCACTTTTTTGATAGGAACGCTCATTTTATGGGCGGGCACGGAATTGTGGGTGGGCATATCTCTCTTGCCGCAGGGATTGCATTTGCCTCTAAATTTAAAAAAGAAGATTCTGTGACGATTTGTTTTTTTGGAGAAGGAGCTGCCAATATCGGCTCCTTTCATGAAGGCTTAAACCTCGCTGCCATTTGGAAACTCCCCGTAGTATTTATTTGTGAGAACAACCATTATGCGATGGGAACTCCAGAATACCGTGCTCTTGCTGTCAAAGATGTATCGGTGAGAGCATATGCTTACGATATGGCTCGCGATCATATCGAAGGTGATGAAGTGAGAAAGGTAAAAGACCATGTCCAAGTGGCAGTGGAACGAGCAAGACGCGGGGAAGGTCCCACACTCATTGAAGTTTCCACTTACCGGTTTCGTGGCCACTCCATGTCCGATCCGGCTAAGTATAGAACCAAAGAAGAATTAGAAGCGTATAAAAAGAAAGACCCTCTGATGCGAGCAAGACATGAGCTAGAGTTAGGTGGTATTAAAACAGAGGAATTAGATAAAATGGATTTGGAAATCCAATCGCAAATCGATGAAGCTTATCAATATGCAGAAACCTCACCAGAACCTCCGCTCTCTCAATTACACAAGTATGTGTATGCGGAGGATAAATAA
- the fliG gene encoding flagellar motor switch protein FliG has protein sequence MKPENSTSATPGVRKAALLLLSLGKERAADVLKHLDDSMLEAVILEMSKIRSISKEEREVILKEFHNTIEDLNETTSGGLSTAKSLLEHTVGAEKANVILKKIHKEETKNDFEFLNQVEPGVLQGMLGTESPQIIAVTLSHLDPKKAADVLKLFPKPEQAKIAVRLATTSKTHPDVIQNIARILKKRYEERDKQEYSEAGGAHVLANILNFMEKGAEETILSELEESSPDVADQVREKLYTFEDILSLDNKEMRILINRLADDTSISLAIRGAGDEIRKKFLNNMSQNRSEDILDALDMKPRVTLREINEARSKIVQVARVLEEENQILFKKEKEEYIE, from the coding sequence ATGAAGCCTGAGAACAGTACATCCGCCACTCCTGGCGTACGGAAAGCCGCCCTCCTCCTTTTATCCCTTGGCAAAGAAAGAGCTGCCGATGTTCTAAAACACCTAGACGACTCCATGCTCGAAGCTGTGATTTTGGAAATGTCTAAAATCCGCTCCATCTCTAAAGAAGAAAGAGAAGTCATTTTAAAAGAATTTCATAATACCATCGAAGACTTAAACGAAACTACATCCGGTGGGCTCTCCACAGCCAAGTCCCTTTTGGAACATACAGTAGGCGCAGAAAAAGCCAATGTGATCCTAAAAAAAATCCATAAAGAAGAAACTAAAAACGATTTTGAATTTTTAAACCAAGTAGAACCAGGGGTTTTACAGGGAATGCTTGGAACCGAATCCCCACAAATCATTGCCGTCACCTTATCGCATTTGGATCCCAAAAAGGCTGCCGATGTTTTGAAACTTTTTCCGAAACCAGAACAGGCAAAAATTGCCGTAAGACTCGCCACCACATCCAAAACCCATCCCGATGTGATCCAAAACATTGCTCGCATTCTCAAAAAACGATACGAAGAAAGAGACAAACAAGAATACTCCGAAGCTGGTGGGGCTCACGTCCTTGCGAACATTTTGAACTTTATGGAAAAAGGGGCCGAAGAAACGATTCTTTCCGAACTCGAAGAATCTTCTCCCGATGTTGCCGACCAAGTTCGTGAAAAACTCTATACATTCGAAGACATTCTTTCTCTTGATAACAAAGAAATGCGAATCCTGATCAATCGTTTGGCAGATGACACTTCCATCTCCCTTGCCATCCGTGGTGCAGGAGATGAAATCAGGAAAAAATTTCTAAACAATATGAGCCAAAATAGATCAGAAGATATTTTAGATGCTCTGGATATGAAACCGCGAGTCACCTTACGAGAGATAAACGAAGCAAGAAGTAAGATTGTGCAAGTGGCTAGAGTATTAGAAGAAGAAAATCAGATTCTGTTTAAGAAAGAAAAAGAAGAGTATATCGAGTAA
- a CDS encoding ankyrin repeat domain-containing protein, which translates to MKKLIPFSLLWISVSCASLPYTIEDRKFDKAKQMIEEGADVNQTSDCFHALTIAAMEGDESLVKLLLDKGAKVENRSKECDYTDRIGPFKMKFRWGARTALDRVANAKIAKLLLAKGANPNIAGYREYTFGPDYDTALWNAVRNADFELVKVLVEAGANPNVYNKSGKNSIWEMAEARKSQGKPEFLSYLQSKGMKKLEITDAKAKTTDGKILTTYKHIATGAVTEMSADIAKGVYENPKNYSALTMNAADGAYYHYAEFVWLETGQNLYEWYLLRRKQTGTLK; encoded by the coding sequence ATGAAAAAACTCATTCCATTCTCCCTTTTATGGATCTCTGTCTCTTGTGCGAGTTTGCCCTACACAATTGAAGATCGTAAATTCGACAAAGCCAAACAAATGATCGAAGAAGGTGCTGATGTAAACCAAACTTCTGATTGTTTCCACGCACTCACCATTGCAGCCATGGAAGGTGATGAAAGTCTCGTGAAACTATTATTAGATAAAGGTGCGAAGGTAGAAAATCGTTCTAAAGAATGTGATTATACCGATCGAATCGGGCCATTCAAAATGAAATTCCGATGGGGTGCAAGAACAGCTCTTGACCGAGTGGCCAACGCAAAAATTGCAAAGTTACTTTTGGCAAAAGGTGCCAATCCAAACATTGCTGGATATCGTGAATATACGTTTGGCCCCGATTACGACACTGCTTTATGGAATGCAGTACGTAACGCAGATTTTGAGCTAGTAAAGGTTTTGGTAGAAGCCGGAGCTAACCCAAATGTATATAACAAGTCTGGTAAAAATAGCATTTGGGAAATGGCCGAAGCTAGAAAATCCCAAGGAAAACCAGAATTTCTATCTTACTTACAATCCAAGGGTATGAAAAAACTCGAAATTACGGATGCCAAAGCCAAGACCACTGATGGAAAAATACTTACCACATACAAACACATTGCTACAGGTGCCGTCACAGAAATGTCTGCGGACATTGCTAAAGGTGTCTATGAAAATCCCAAAAATTATTCGGCACTGACAATGAATGCAGCTGATGGTGCTTACTACCATTATGCGGAATTTGTTTGGCTGGAAACGGGACAAAATTTATATGAATGGTATTTACTTCGCAGAAAACAAACTGGCACTTTGAAGTAG